The stretch of DNA actcacagcagcaacaacagacaCTCGTTTGTTTCTGTCCTGCGTGCTGACTAATCTGATCTGCCCTGAGAGTAATGGGTTGGTATTTCGATCTCCTTAAAGTAAATTTGATCCGGCCCTCCTCGGCTTTTACTACTCCACTGAGCTCGGAAATCAATTATTGATCAGAGTTGTCTACTTACGATTGTTTGTCTGACGTGGGAACAGCTTCCAACAAAGGCCCTCTTGTCAAAAAGCTCCGAGAGGAGGACTGACATAAACCGGAGAGGAAAGAAGGGACATCATGTGTTTGAACAATTCTCCAgcttcatttttactttaaaaccaTCCTGCTGTCAATGATCTATTATTAGTAAAGCGAGTTACACTGTAAACAACCACCTCACTCATGTCTGatccaataataataaacatcatatcgttaaaagtgaaaatgaaagagtttggtcttaatgaaagagtttggtctagacctgctctttatggaaagcgtcttaaGATATCACTTTTATGAATTGGCGCTTCATAAATAAAGATCGACTGAAAAGCCCTTACACTCTGCTGACTTGGGCacgcaggtgtgtgttttttaaagtgtgtaaaAGCATCGTCGATCCTCTTGTTGACAACTGTCGCTCCGCCATGTGAGCCACGTGGCTCCGGAGCTGAGCTGAagtcctcgtcctcctcctgaCTGAAATGACACAGTCCGTATGTTTTGGACCTGGTGACAGTCTTCTTGGTGGGGGCTTTCTTCACTGAAGCTCTCCCTCGCTCCTCGTAATCCGCAAGAACCGTGTCCAGCTCTCCATCCATGTCATCGTCCTCCCTGGAAAAGTCAGAGTCGTGCCCCTCGCTGTGGCAGTCGGGTTGCGCACGGTTGCGCGCGGTGCGTAAAATTGCGTGGATTTTGAGAGGCTTGAAGGCACGACTGTCCTGTTTGGGTGAGGTGCCAGCATCTGTTTCGGTCACCTCGGTGACACACGCAGGTGCAACTTTCTTCCCTCGGCTTGATCCGCTGCCCATGTCCGTCCGTCTGGCTGCCTTCAACATCTAAATGCTCAGTCCCATTTCCAAACTCCTCTCCAGGCACAGCGAGAGCTTCCAGAGTTGAACATTAACCAACAAAGACGTGATCCTTGGCAGTGTTTAAGGTCAGATTTCAATTAAGTTTACAGTTTGAAGACAGTTCTTTGGCTAAAAATCAGCTCTGGAGGCCAATTTTCTTAAAAATGCTCCGCCACCGATCTGCAGACGCGCCTAAGATGATCACATACTCCATGTTCACAAACCGGACTTCGGTCAGACTCGCTTCTTGTAAACTTTCGGGTGTCTCCACATCAGGATGAGAAGCAATGTTTCTGTTACATAACACCAGTTTGGCTCAGGACCCCAGGGAGAAGACTCCGCCTTCTtatgcagggacacacacacacacacacacacacacacacacacacacacacacacacaccctttatGTTTCCATTATTTCTACTGGACAAAAATAACTTCCACTTTAAGAACTCTATGTCTGCGTTTCTATTCTTATTTGTCATATAATTTAAACAAtgtggtttaaaagaaaaactgaaaaaagaactATAAATATTCTCCAATTCAAAGAGATTACATAAGGACTTAGACAGTATGAAAAGGATGAGGGGGccaattaatttgatttatctGTATCACATCAGCAACAATGACCAGTCTTTTACCCGTCTGTGTTCAGCTAATAGATTTTATTGAGGCAAGTGAGGTcaggagtgagtgagtgaggccCCCCAACCCAACCAGCCACTCTGGTGACTGATTAAGACTCAAGCACTGAGCCACAAGAGAGATGGGGCATTCCTTTCCAACAGCTTGGGCTTCCCGGAGATTCCTCACTAAGCTTTTGTTTGGTCCACTTGCACATACAAAAGACACATCGGGAGCATCTCCCTGCCAGAGCTGTCCAACAAGAGTCCACCAgagtaaagaaaatgtttgctaTCTTTCATTAAgtgcctctttttctctccctctttccttgcttgtgtgtacacatatatgtgtgtgccaGACAGCTGTGCAACCTGTTCTCTCTGGAGAATGACCAAGTCAAAGACACCTGCTGTTTAAGCAACTGGCACTTTCCAAACTGTGAATGTGAGAgggtggaggaaaagaaaatcagcCAGCAAGTCCCAAATGTCTCACTGAGGAAATTCCTGCTTTATGTTTAGATTTTAAGGGAACATGTGTGAGATGTTTGGGGAAGATCGACACTATTGTTCCTTCACTTAAATGTTACTGAAATTAGATGTTTAGGCTGAAAAGTGCTCATGTAAAAATAGATGAGTAGCTCATTTGAAGactagtagcagtagtagcagtagtagtagtgaaTGCCCCCCCAAGGATCAGTAAGCCTTGTTCATAAAATAACATCATGATTTATTTGttcattatattttgtgttattatgcTAAATCTGGAATGTAACTATAGAAACTaaagttatcaaataaatgtagtggaataaaaagtgCAATACTTGCCTTTGTAACCTTTTTGAGTAAGTTGTGCCAAGTATGAAGTGGCAGAAAATGgtactgtaaaaaaaagtgtacCTAAGTACAGTACtcgagtaaatgtacttagttactttccaccgcTGACCATTTCAGTATGAATACGTTTTACTAACCAATCGCTCTCCATCAGTGATGCTGTACAAAGATGTGATCGTCTTTTCTCTATAAAAAAAGAGATTGTTTTATAGGTTAAGGGCCTCAGAGCAAACCTGGAACATCCTCCTGAATGTGCAATAATTGCATAATTATATATGTTTAGCTCCTTTCTATCTACTAATCCAGtatattattttacttattattaAAGTGAAAGTTGAAGATCTGATTTTATGTTGTACCCAGAAGTACAAGTTCACAAGCAAGCTGCTTCTCATTGAGtcttgtttgtggtgtttttcttttttttttcggtCCTTATTGCTGTTATTCTCTGCCTGCTGCAGTGTATCATTAAACAGATCGGGCAGCCACATCTGGAGAAGAACTCAACAGCTTCCAGACGAGGGGGAGGATCTGCCGCAAGATGGAGGCCACAGCCCAGCTTGCTACATAACTGTGGCTTTACTGACTTCTTCCAGATTCAAGAATATTCCTCCTCCCATGAACGGAGACATGAAAGACTAAGAGTGAAACCCTTGTTCTGGATCCTGCATAGCTTTGTGTATCAAATGTATAAATACTACATGAATTGAAATGATTATGGGGCTGTGTTTAGATCATTTGTGAGCTTCTTTTGTACTGTAACGGATACAGATGCCTTTTGTTCCCTCCCAACAGCAGGAAAACGTGTGAGAAAAATTATTACGACTCTACTGCTCCATTTGCATAGCAACAAATGAAATTGTTGTTGTCGTGTTTGAGCCATTTCTGCCATATGTCTGGTGAAACTAAATCTTTTGAGGATTTTAACAAGCCAGCTGCCCGCTGATAGGCATTCCAGTAAAACTGTCTGGGCCTCTTGCTCCGCCAGgtgcacaaacatgaacacGACAGGGTCAAAAAGAACTACACAccaacatatacacacaccataAATAAgtgctgtgtgtatctgttatTTATTTCTAAACATTTACTAGTATAGCATTAGGCTTCACTCAGTCCCAAAACTGTGAGGATTTGTAATTCCtaaaaaggacacacacacacacacacacacacacacacacacacacacacacacacacacacacacaaagacacacattatTTTACCATTTTAGCATTGATCTATATTAATCATCCTATAGTGTGTAATATCCAAGTCTTATGAATGTATGTGCAGTTTAAATCATGTACATAGGCTGTATATCTAACCAAAGAGTCACCATTTCTGCACACTAATTTCAGCACTATTTTATCTAACAGCATTATATAGTTTTAGGattgggtgggtggggtgggctACATCTCTTGTTACATCAAATTGAcctttttatgattttaaaaatataggATATGTTAGATAATATGTTCCGCACTAAAAacttaaaattattttgattcATGTGTAAGACTTAAGAGTCTACTGTCATGCCGGCAGCTGTGTGAGTCTGTActtgctaaatgctaacgttagcttgctaaCATTCCCATACTCAAAACACCAAATGTCAACTTTATGGTGAAGCAAGAGGAAAACTGCGGATCACTGAGGTCATTAAgactcatcctctgggaacaCCGAACAACTactttcatggcaatccaccAGATatatgttgagatatttcagtctggattcAGTGGTGAGTCCACCAACAGACTTTACAAACTATATGTCAACTATTAAAACTACTTTGAATGTACATAATAGGCTATACTGTAGGCCTACATGAGACACTTTCTGCAGAGGAAGATGAAGCTTCTTCTTTTGCAGTCAGCCGGGAGATCCATGGAAGCACTGCCCAGACGTAATCAACTGAACAGATGAGCGGAGCTGAGACAGATGGGTTATTGTAGCTCTGACACGGTGATATAGGGTTGTCAGGGCAACAGTCAATGCAGCCAAGAGGAGCTGAACTGTAGTAAAAGGACCAGGGGCAACCCTGTTTATCTTTGAGCCATCCCTCTTAATATGCTAGATTACTAAATGTAAATTAAGGCTTTAGCTGCTGTGTTGACGTTGAAAGTACGTCAGAGGTGAACTTATGACCTCTGGAGGAGGTTTGTGGGAAACCTTTTCAGTGCTCACTGCAAACCTCTCACTCCCAGTCAACGCATTCATAATAACATACTACTTCTCATTGACCTCTTACTATACAAAATGTGGCATCAATCTTTATTCTGACCTCATGATTTGGTTCATGTTTCTCGAACAGCTCGTGGTTAGAGGAGTTTTATGGCTATGACCAGCAGATGGAGCCAGTATTCAAGAAAACCAAACCACACAGTGTGTCCTTTCTCCTGCCAGTGAAGAGGCCAGTGACAATGACCCACACTGCATCTGTAACGAAAGCTTTGCTTTCCAGGTTTAATATGTGGGGACGGTTCTGCTAAACTCACTGGGGATCTTGGATCCTAAGTGCATGTTTGAGTCAAAGTACACGTTttgatatgttgttttttttttaaacttgctATAAAGCTATGTAAAACAATAAGATAATACTCTTTACATTCACTGCTACAAACCTTCCACAATGTTACATTGGAAATAGActctctgctgttttgcttgtttgtattttcacCCATTTCCTCACCATTTTCCTTACCATGTTTCTGTGGTAAAAGTAACACTGGAAGTTCTTCTGAACCCTGTCTGTGGTCACTACTGCAGTGACCATTTTTTCTGTCAAAAGGCCATGtaatcaacagaaaacaattaCTGCCTCTCTCAGGCACTCAAAGCGCTCAATACAAGAATCTGCTCACTTCTTAATTACCTACTAGGTAAGAGGCTTCATTTCGAGAGGAACTCACAGCAATCAATCCTTGCATCATACTTGGCTTGTTTGTCAGCCTCCTAATGTGTCAGACTGAAAGTGTCAGATCTGTTCAGTTCAATCTTTAATTAACCTCTCCTTTACCTATATGTCTTTCATCTATGTATAACCTACTTGCATTTCTggtgtctttttcttcttctaattcAATCCACTGTAAACTTGTGACCTGAAAGTATATCCCAGTTGCCTGTTTTACTCCTTAGGCTCTTTTCACTTTTTACTCTCAGGCTAGTGCTAACCTGGTTCTGCCTCTACAACACACTGTTTTAAATGCCTCTCCTTTGTttagtattgtttttttttctccctagCTACTTGAGATACCTCCTCTGGCAGACAGTGTGTCATGTCGATTAGAGCAAGCTGCTGTGAAGCATTGGCTCAGTCAAGTCCTGGCTCCAATGTTGATGTAGAAAGAATACACCAAGGTAAAGCTGTAGTACAGCCGTTTTCTCAGAAACTGCATTGTGTGTCTTAGTGCATTTGTAATGGTCTGCTTGAAACAGTTTGGAGAATCAAGCCTTTAAGAATGGACGCAAAGAGTTAAAGTCTCAAAAATGGGCATGGCTCTAAGGATGAcaatgtcatcatgtcatcatgtctgTTGGTCCAGGTTAAAATATCTCACCACCTAaaggatggattgtcatgacattttgtacTGACATTCATGGTCGCCAGAGGATGATTGCTTTTGACTTATGCTATAGCTGCACCAGTAGGTTGACATCAGTAGGTTTGAGTGAAGTATCTGCAACAACTGCAGGTTGGATTGGTTAGGTGTAATTTAGTACAGACATTAACGTCCCCCTCAGGAGAAATTACCATAACTTTGTTCTTCCATCATCTGGTAATGGATTTAATTTTTCCAATACTTGTGGTTCATGAGCAAATAGCTGCAAAACTAGttatattcccatcagcctcagctgcacatttaacattaacaggCAAAATGCTGGCCtgctaaaatgctaaacaaAGTGGAGGAAGAATTTACCTGATCAATATCATTTTAGCTACTGTGCCATAGAGCTACCAGCACAACAGacttagttttgttttttctgagaAATAATTTTGACTGGGTTGATGTCTGTGTCTGCTAGTGCTAAAACCAGTTCAGCTTTAAATAATCCTACATGGCCACAGCACATTTCTTCCAGTGGATAATGTGGTATATTGCAATTAAGAGCAAGCTTTTAATGACCCTAAACAATCCACAATCCTGATTATCTAGACTATAAGTTTAATTCTTTGAAGCCAAGATAAGCAAATCTATAAAATCTGCAAGAAGCTACGCTACAAAGATACAGTTTCTACCATGACAAAAACATCTGCTGAGCAGCACCTCAAACCGTTTTTGTCAGTGATTTCCTGGCctttctcttttactttctgTCAGAACAACACAGAGAATATGAAACTTGATCTGATTCCTTCCCTAGGTATTTCTGTTTCAAAAACATGTTGAGGGTAGAGGAAAAGAACAGACAGTCCAGAAAAGGAAGCAACACCATTTTgatgctgtccatggtgctgacaTGCCACAGATTGCCCTAAATGGACAGCTGCACTAAAAACCTTACTGTTTAATTGACAAAGTCCCAGTGGTCGATGGGTATGCCATACTTTAGGAAAAGTCTGCacacttaaaataaaagtgGGATTGGATTGAGTGGATTACAATtacattatataatatttagaaACATTctgcagaagcagaagcagaacaTCTTTTAACTGatctgtaattaaaaaaaattcccAGGTGGCTGAAAAATAAAGTAGCATGCATGTCTGGTGTTGGTGCAGAGTTGCTAGACAACGAGAGCATATTGTGGGTTGTTCCATTCAGTGTATTTTTCCCTACCAAAACAAGTATGGATGCACTGCACGACATATAGAAACACAGCTCAATGTTTACTGTGTACATGAGTGCTTGTACCTGGCCTCAAGCAAGCCTGCTAGATATAGGAAAAAGTACAGTGTGCTGTTGAAAAAAGtggcatgcatgtgcacacctCCCATCCATGTTATATAATGGGACTGTTGATGGCTGGCATCATTATCAGCCCTGTCTATGCCAGTCTAAAAATATGGTTCAGGAGTCCAACAGTATGTGGCATTTATGTAACTGAAGAGAACAGGAGAGGGGTTTGGATCACAAGCTGTTTCTATGACAGTCCAGAGCCAATGTGACAGTGAGGGCGGTGAGGAGGAAAGATCCAGACTCAAGTAAAAAGAGAGCGGGAGggaattttgtgtgtgtgtgtgtgtgtgtgtgtgtgtatggggggtGTATTGTCGAGCGAGAGACTGAGTGAGTAGTGGTAGAGGTGTGGAGGAGGTGTAGGTACCTCAGTTCTATTATCATGCACATTTTAGATATCCCTGCAAGGGCCACCTGCGAAGAAATGCTCACTCGTCTGCAGCATATTTCTTCAAACTGTTCATCGTCTGCTAATGCAACATTATGTAAACAGCCTTCTGCAGTTTAATTTTACAACCCTTAAAGGTATTATCCCAATAAAGTATATTGCAAACTGCACTCTCAACTGAAGTGAAGGtggaattaaattaaattttaactTGTAAGTAAAGTTGAACAAATTAAAGGAAGAGTCCTGAGTGTCaatctgaggagaaaataataaatcagcatCCAGTGAAATGTATGTTTTGGCTTTCAACACCCTGTTTTCTTACTCTGAGAGATGTTCAAAATCTGAGTTTCTTTTACGCAGGAGATACACTTGTGTTTCGTGCGGTTTTTGTCTGCCAGTGAAGGCACATActtcaaaaacatttctgttaaaaTATGACATCTGTGGGATTATTTGTTCATGCTGTCAGGCCCCTGTCAATCACATGTGAATGAACCACA from Pempheris klunzingeri isolate RE-2024b chromosome 13, fPemKlu1.hap1, whole genome shotgun sequence encodes:
- the LOC139212144 gene encoding uncharacterized protein, translated to MLKAARRTDMGSGSSRGKKVAPACVTEVTETDAGTSPKQDSRAFKPLKIHAILRTARNRAQPDCHSEGHDSDFSREDDDMDGELDTVLADYEERGRASVKKAPTKKTVTRSKTYGLCHFSQEEDEDFSSAPEPRGSHGGATVVNKRIDDAFTHFKKHTPACPSQQSSSSRSFLTRGPLLEAVPTSDKQSPFGSCHSSSLTMPVILYDGSEEELMDTIEREFS